One Sodalis praecaptivus DNA segment encodes these proteins:
- a CDS encoding helix-turn-helix transcriptional regulator, with protein MESKLKSSETMTPIAGLQKVPLIALMEHSKIPFAIKDKESRVQYINDACKKWLNLPKLFDFEGRRDDEFPHPIAAFAAEFQAQDRKAEKDKGAAEVIITSYFGRDCILEPYYSPKFPIHNSEGEVIGSLLYQRKFSFISIGQFFNALKPSVITLTPPVDLFTERELEIIFYAIQRIPAKEIAPKLYISHRTVENRLLRIYEKISVNSVNGLIDYCHHVGLNNYVPKKLLREGVNFCW; from the coding sequence ATGGAGAGTAAACTTAAATCATCAGAAACAATGACGCCTATTGCTGGACTCCAAAAAGTACCATTGATCGCTTTGATGGAGCACTCTAAAATTCCTTTCGCTATTAAAGATAAGGAATCACGAGTTCAATATATTAATGATGCATGTAAAAAGTGGTTGAATCTTCCAAAGCTCTTCGACTTCGAAGGCCGGCGCGATGATGAATTTCCCCATCCCATAGCGGCGTTCGCCGCCGAGTTCCAGGCTCAAGACAGAAAGGCCGAAAAGGATAAAGGGGCAGCGGAGGTGATCATAACCTCATATTTTGGGAGGGATTGCATACTTGAGCCTTATTATTCACCCAAATTCCCTATACATAACAGTGAAGGTGAGGTTATTGGGTCACTACTTTATCAAAGGAAATTTAGCTTTATATCCATCGGCCAATTCTTCAACGCTCTCAAGCCATCAGTAATCACGCTAACACCACCAGTGGATTTGTTTACCGAAAGAGAGCTTGAAATAATTTTTTATGCCATACAGCGCATTCCGGCCAAAGAAATAGCCCCTAAGTTATATATTTCTCATAGGACAGTAGAGAATAGATTGCTAAGAATCTATGAAAAAATTAGCGTCAATTCAGTAAACGGACTCATAGACTATTGCCATCATGTCGGATTAAATAATTATGTACCCAAAAAACTCCTCAGAGAAGGCGTGAACTTTTGCTGGTAA
- the proA gene encoding glutamate-5-semialdehyde dehydrogenase — MLEQMGKAAKQASWQLAVLSSAQKDRALEAIADSLEANSQSILDANAQDMAEARRNGLSDALLDRLLLNPARLSAIAADVRQVCRLTDPVGQVIGGQRLDSGLSLERRRVPLGVVGVIYEARPNVTVDVAALCLKTGNAVILRGGKETFRTNAATVKVIQQALTGCGLPASAVQAIENPDRALVNALLRLDRYVDMLIPRGGAGLHKLCREQSTIPVITGGIGVCHIYADDTIDFEQALPVIENAKIQRPSACNSLETLLVHQRIAEHFLPRLSRHMHALGVTLHADDNARPYLADGPATCVAVTEADYHDEWLSRDLNVKLVDGLDQAVEHIRHYGTQHSDAILTQSIQAAERFVREVDSSAVYVNASTRFTDGGQFGLGAEVAVSTQKLHARGPMGLEALTTYKWIGYGDNLSRP, encoded by the coding sequence ATGCTTGAGCAAATGGGCAAAGCGGCGAAACAGGCTTCATGGCAGCTCGCGGTATTGAGCAGCGCGCAAAAGGATCGGGCGCTGGAGGCGATTGCCGATAGCCTGGAGGCCAATAGCCAAAGCATCCTCGACGCCAACGCGCAGGATATGGCGGAGGCGCGCCGTAACGGCCTGAGCGACGCGCTGCTGGACCGCCTGCTTTTGAACCCGGCGCGTCTTAGCGCTATCGCCGCGGACGTGCGACAGGTGTGCCGCCTTACCGATCCGGTGGGCCAGGTTATCGGAGGCCAGCGGTTGGACAGCGGGCTGTCGCTGGAGCGTCGCCGGGTACCGCTCGGCGTAGTGGGCGTGATTTATGAAGCTCGCCCCAACGTGACCGTCGATGTCGCGGCGCTGTGCTTGAAAACCGGCAACGCCGTGATTTTGCGCGGCGGTAAGGAAACCTTCCGCACCAATGCCGCTACGGTAAAGGTCATACAGCAGGCGCTGACGGGCTGCGGCCTGCCTGCAAGCGCGGTGCAGGCCATCGAAAACCCGGATCGCGCGCTGGTCAACGCGTTGCTGCGCCTGGATCGCTACGTCGATATGCTGATCCCGCGCGGCGGTGCAGGCCTACACAAGCTGTGCCGCGAACAGTCCACGATTCCGGTTATCACCGGTGGGATCGGCGTTTGCCATATCTATGCCGATGACACTATTGATTTCGAGCAGGCGCTGCCGGTGATTGAAAACGCCAAAATACAGCGCCCCAGCGCCTGTAACTCGCTTGAAACGCTGCTGGTACACCAGCGTATCGCCGAACATTTCCTGCCGCGTCTGAGCCGCCATATGCACGCGCTGGGCGTCACGCTACACGCCGATGACAACGCGCGTCCCTATCTGGCTGACGGTCCCGCGACCTGTGTTGCCGTGACCGAGGCCGATTACCATGACGAATGGCTGTCCCGCGACTTGAATGTCAAGCTGGTGGACGGTCTCGACCAGGCGGTGGAACATATTCGTCATTACGGCACCCAGCATTCCGACGCCATTCTGACCCAATCGATTCAGGCGGCAGAACGCTTCGTACGCGAAGTGGACTCCTCGGCGGTCTATGTCAATGCCAGCACCCGTTTTACCGACGGCGGACAGTTTGGCCTTGGTGCCGAAGTGGCGGTCAGCACCCAAAAACTGCACGCCCGCGGGCCAATGGGTCTGGAAGCGTTAACGACTTACAAATGGATCGGCTACGGCGACAACCTCAGCCGGCCCTGA
- the proB gene encoding glutamate 5-kinase: MNSSQTLVVKLGTSVLTGGSRRLNRAHIVELVRQCAPLHAAGHRIIIVTSGAIAAGREYLNYPDLPATIASKQLLAAVGQSRLIQFWEQLFSLYNIHIGQMLLTRADMEDRERFLNARDTLRALLDNGIVPVINENDAVATAEIKVGDNDNLSALVAILADADKLLLLTDQPGLFSADPRTHPDAELIREVEGINDALRKMAGGSVSGLGTGGMATKLQAAEVANRAGIEVVIAAGGKPGVIGDVMVGESVGTRFHGQKMPLESRKRWLFGPPPAGDITVDDGAQKAILQRGSSLLPKGILAVEGDFSRGIVVRILSSDGRDIAHGVSRYNSDALRMIAGQHSQDISDILGYEYGPVAIHRDDMILC, translated from the coding sequence ATGAACAGCAGCCAGACTCTGGTGGTAAAATTAGGCACCAGTGTCCTCACCGGCGGTTCGCGCCGGCTTAATCGCGCGCACATTGTCGAACTGGTGCGCCAATGTGCTCCGCTGCACGCCGCCGGACACCGCATTATCATCGTCACCTCCGGCGCCATCGCCGCCGGGCGGGAGTATCTCAATTATCCCGACCTGCCCGCCACCATCGCCTCCAAGCAGCTATTGGCGGCGGTAGGGCAAAGCCGCTTGATTCAGTTTTGGGAGCAGCTGTTTTCTCTCTACAATATCCATATTGGTCAAATGTTGCTCACCCGCGCCGACATGGAAGATCGAGAACGTTTTCTCAACGCCCGCGACACGCTGCGCGCCCTGCTGGATAACGGCATCGTGCCGGTGATTAATGAAAATGATGCGGTTGCCACCGCTGAAATCAAAGTGGGCGACAACGATAATCTTTCGGCGCTGGTGGCTATCCTTGCCGACGCTGACAAGTTGCTGCTGCTAACCGATCAGCCGGGGCTGTTTTCCGCCGATCCGCGCACCCACCCCGACGCCGAGCTGATTCGCGAAGTCGAAGGCATCAATGACGCGCTGCGCAAGATGGCCGGCGGCAGCGTTTCCGGTCTCGGTACCGGCGGCATGGCAACCAAATTGCAGGCGGCGGAAGTGGCCAACCGCGCGGGAATCGAAGTCGTGATAGCGGCCGGCGGCAAACCGGGCGTGATTGGCGATGTGATGGTCGGTGAATCGGTAGGCACCCGTTTCCATGGGCAAAAAATGCCGCTGGAGAGCCGCAAACGCTGGCTGTTCGGCCCGCCGCCGGCGGGGGACATCACTGTCGACGATGGCGCGCAAAAAGCGATATTACAGCGCGGCAGCTCGCTGCTGCCCAAAGGGATCCTGGCGGTGGAAGGTGATTTTTCCCGCGGGATTGTGGTCCGTATCCTCAGCTCCGACGGTCGCGATATCGCTCATGGCGTCAGCCGTTATAACAGCGATGCCCTGCGCATGATTGCCGGTCAACACTCCCAGGACATCAGTGATATTCTGGGCTATGAATATGGGCCCGTGGCCATCCACCGTGACGATATGATTTTATGTTAA
- the crl gene encoding sigma factor-binding protein Crl has product MALVSGHPRGKVLKGFTALGPYIREGQCSDNHFFFDCLAVCINMQPAPEKREFWGWWINLEAEAKRYTYTYHLGKFDKEGKWTESEFSDQEVIDKLESSLRAFHTRLRAYIATMNMKLEPADAFKEQPFSLTA; this is encoded by the coding sequence ATGGCGTTAGTGAGTGGGCATCCCCGGGGCAAAGTGTTGAAAGGCTTTACCGCCCTCGGCCCGTATATCCGTGAAGGTCAGTGCAGCGACAACCATTTTTTCTTCGACTGTCTCGCCGTTTGCATCAACATGCAGCCCGCGCCTGAGAAACGTGAGTTTTGGGGCTGGTGGATCAATTTGGAAGCGGAAGCGAAGCGTTATACTTATACGTACCATCTGGGTAAATTTGACAAAGAAGGCAAATGGACCGAGAGCGAATTCAGCGACCAGGAAGTCATCGATAAATTGGAGAGTTCACTGCGCGCCTTTCATACCCGGCTGCGCGCCTATATCGCAACGATGAATATGAAGCTGGAGCCTGCCGACGCGTTTAAAGAACAGCCATTCAGCCTAACCGCCTGA